From the Mahella australiensis 50-1 BON genome, the window TGAGAACAGGCAGTTGGTGGAGAAGGCTATATCGGATGTGACCGGCGAAGAACTAAGAGTGAAATGTATTACAGGCCAAGCTGCAGCGCATGAGCCGGCAAAGGATGTGGATATAGTGGAAAAAGCCAAAGAGCTTTTCGGAGAGGATAAAGTGGAGGTAATAGATGATGAAACTTAGCGTACTGGGTGGCAGCAGTTACTATACATCGCTGCTTTTTGAGGCGTTGGTGCAGCATAAAGAGGATATAAGGATCACAGAGCTGGCATTGCACGGTAGGAACGAGTCAAAACTCGCGGATGTGGCGCGCTTTGGAGCCAATATGTTCAAGAAAGCAGGTATCGATACTGCGGTTACATTTACCACCGATCGCAGGAGGGCTATAGAAGGCAGCCAGCTTATATTGTGCCAGATCCGCGTTGGCGGTATGCAAGCCAGGGCGATAGACGAGTCTATACCGCGCCGCTACGGGATTATAGGCGATGAAACAGTTGGCCCGGGCGGTTTTAGCTGTGCGCTTCGCACCGTGCCTGTTATGGCCGATATAGCAGCTGATATACGCCGATGGGCGCCCGAAGCGTTGGTGGTAGATCTGACTAACCCTGCCAGCATAGTAGTGGAGGCAATTTTAAACCGCGAGAATATAAATATAATAGGGATATGCGATCTGCCGCTTATCGTCCTCACGCGCGTCGCTGATGTTTTGAATCTCGACTATGATGGATTGAGCGGCCGATATTTTGGTTTGAATCATCTCGGCTTTTATAGTAATATATATTATAATGGGGATGATATTACCACCGCTGTATTCGAACATGCAGAACAGCTCGGGTTGGGGATAGATGCCGATCTTGTGCGCAGTATGAGGCTGGTGCCGGTGCCGTTTTTGCGGCATTTTTATCATCATAGCCAGGTGGTTGAGGAACAGAAACAACAGCCAGTGCGCGGCCAGGTGTTGTATGAGAACGAGCAGCAGTTGAGCAGATTATTCGCGCAGCCCGAACTCGACGAAATACCGCAGATTATAAGGCAAAGAAACGCCATATGGTACAGCCACGCCGTAGTACCGTTCATGGTCGCTTATGCTTCAAACCGTAAGGGCCGCTTTATAGTCAATATACGCAATCGTGGGCGTATAGCGGGCCTGGATGACAATGCGGTAGTAGAGGTGTCGGAGGATATAGATGCGCTTAAGATGTGGCGCACCGATGCCACCAAGATGCCGCTTTATGTGAGAGGCCTGGTGCAGGCGGTTAAGGCTTTTGAATCCATGACGGTACAGGCCATATATGAAGGCTCATACGACAAAGCGGTGCTGGCGCTCATGTCCCATCCGCTGGTAGGCCAATACGATGTGGCTAAGGCTATATTGGACGATATACTGCGCAGTTATCCCGAAGTGGATTATTTAAAATAGAAAGGGGACTGGAACATGCCAAAAGGAGGATTTCCCGGAGGGAATTTTAATGTCAACCAGATGATGAAACAAGCGCAAAAGATGCAGCAGGAGATGGCAAAGGTGCAGGAGGAGCTGCAGAATAAAACGGTAGAGGCTACCGCCGGTGGCGGCATGGTTACCGTTGTGGCAAATGGCAAAAAGGAACTCGTCGATATAAAGATCGACCCTCAGGTCGTAGATCCGGACGATGTGGAGATGCTGCAGGATCTGGTACTAGCTGCATGCAACGAGGCGCTGCATAAGGCCGAGGATATGATGGCTGAGGAAATGCAAAAACTCACGGGAGGATTAAATATACCCGGTCTATTTTAACCGGGGCGAAATATGAATTATTATGCTGAACCGATTTCGCGTCTGATAAACGAGCTTTCGAAGCTGCCTGGTATAGGGCCTAAGACCGCGCAGAGGCTGGCTTTTTATATGCTGCATATGCCCAAAGACGCCGTACACACCCTGGCCCAGTCGATAAACGATGCGCGGGATAAGATAATATACTGTTCTATATGCGGGAACTTGACCGATGTGGACCCATGCGCGATATGCAGCAGCTCTACCCGCGATAACAGCACGATATGCGTCGTAGAGAGCCCTACCGATGTAGTGGCTATGGAGAAGACGCGAGGGTATAACGGGCTTTACCATGTATTGCACGGTGCAATATCCCCGATAGATGGCGTAGGCCCTGACGACATACGCATAAAGGAGCTGTTAACCCGTTTACGCGACAGCCAGGTAAAAGAGGTCATACTGGCCACAAATCCCAGCGTGGAAGGGGAGGCCACGGCCCTCTATATATCGCGCATGCTCAAGCCCATGGGTTTTAAGGTAACGCGCATAGCCAACGGCATACCGGTGGGCGGCGACCTGGAGTATGCCGATGAGGTGACTATAACCAGGGCATTGGAAGGACGCCGCGAGATGTAATGATGTATAATCCTCTCAATGAATGGAAACAATTAAAATGTTTATTTCATTCTATTGGGAGGATTAACCTAAAATGAAAAAGTTGGCTTTCCTGAGTTTCTTAGGCGATATACCCGAAGATAACAGCGTGTATGACCAAGAAACCGTTGAATTTATAAATACATTGCAGCAGGCCAGAGAGGAATGGCTGGCTGCTCAAAACTTCTTTAATAGCGTCAATGACCCGGATTTGGTGGATTATGCGATATACGGTGTGGAAGCTGCTCGGCGCAAATATATGTACCTTATAAAGCAGGCAAAAATATTGGGTATAAAGATTAATGCGGACAGCCTAGAAGGTTAAGTTCTGCATACAGGCTGTCCGCCATATATATAGAATATCGCTATGTGACAGATTAATCATATATAAAATGAATAGCAATTATTAGCGAAGGAGGAGCTTGCTATGTGGTGGTTTAATTTATTGGCCATAGATATACAATTCAGCACTATACTGGCTTTTGCAGGAGGGTTGGTGCTGCTTTATCTGGTGGGATGGCTGCTGCTGGTGCCGCTCAAGATAGTATGGCGTCTTATATACAATGGCATAATAGGCGGTGTTGTATTATGGCTGCTGAATCTGATAGGCAGCTATTTCGGTTTTACATTGGCCATCAATCCGTTGACCGCCCTCATAGTTGGCTTCTTAGGCGTACCTGGTGTCATACTTTTGGTGATATTGAAGTTTATACTGCCTTGATGCGCCTCGATTATTTCCCCATCGATCTGGTATGCATTTTCCGATACTTTCTTAAAATTGTCAATATGATATAATATTATAAAAACAAAAGGAGCATGGTAGTATATGACCCCGAAAACTGTACTGGATGAGAGATCGCCCATGTCGCTCTATTACCAATTGAAAACGATATTGGCCGATAAGATACATTCCGGACAATGGAAGGTCAATGACCGCATACCAACTGAACGCGAACTGTGCGATGCCTATGGCGTCAGCCGGGCTACCGTTAGGCTGGCTTTGGGCGAGCTGGAAAACGAAGGACTGCTTTATCGCAAACAGGGCAAAGGAACATTTGTAGCAGCGCCTAAGATAGAACAGCTTTTGTCCGGCTTTTATAGTTTTACCGATGAGATGAAGAAACAGGGATATAACCCATCTACACGTATTATATCATTTAGAAAGGGCAAAGCATTGGATGAGATAGCACAGTTTCTTGATCTACCCGAAGGCGCGGATATTTTTATCATACGCCGTTTGCGCCTGGCCGATGAACAGCCGGTTATACTGGAGGTATCATATGTGCCGTATGAGATATGCCCTACATTGACCGAGAGGGACGTAAAAGAGCATGCTTTGTATGATTTATTTCGCGAGAGATATAATGTGTTTCCTAGCAAAGCCCAGGAGAGCTTTGAAGCGGTGCTTGCCGACGCAAAAGAGGCCGATTACCTCGGTATACCGCACGGCTCACCGGTTTTGCGCCTCGAACGCATAACATATGCCTTTGACCGGCCGGTGGAATACAATGTGGGCTTGATAAGAGGCGACAGATATAAATATAAGGTAATATTGACATAATGCTTTACACGGCCGGGGCATCGATGGTATAATTGGTTATAACAATATAATGAAAGGAGTCCGACAATGCAAAAAGGACAAAAAACATTGGATGAAATATCGCGCCAGCCATTTATATTTGATGCTGTATGGAATGATAGAGATGATATAGCATCGGTATTCAGCGGCATATTGAAGGAGTATGCGCCGGATGAGATTATAATAACCGGTTGCGGCACATCGTATTACCTATCGCAGGCTGCGACGCCTGTACTAGCGCATTTTTTGCGCATGCCGGTCAAGGCTGTACCGTCGTCCGAACTTTTTCTCTTTACCAATACATATTTGCACGGCCAAAGGGTGTTGCTCATAGCGGTGTCGCGCTCGGGACAAACTACTGAAACCGTAAAGGCTGTGCGGGTATTAAAAGAGCAGCCGAATGTATTCGCGTTGGCCATAAGCTGCTGTGCCGACAGCGACCTATGCTACGTGGCTGATCGATATATTATATCGCGTGAAGCAAAAGAGCAGAGCGTGGTTATGACCGGATCATTTTCAAGTATGCTTTACATATTGATGTTGGCGGCATTTTCCGCGGCAAAAGAAAACGATTTGTTGAAAGAGGCTTCGCGTTTGGCTTCGGAGGCTGAAAGGCTGCTGCCCGATATGAATGATTTAGCCCAAACGATTATGTCAAGCCGTTCTTTGTCGCATTTCGTTTATCTTGGGTCCGGGCCGAATTACGGGCTGTCGCAGGAGGCCATGCTTAAGGTGAAAGAAATGGCTATAGTAACATCCGAGGGTTATCACGCCATGGAGTTCCGCCATGGGCCTAAATCCATAGTCAATCCGAATATGCTCATATCCATGTTTATGTCGGACGATGCCATCGAATATGAGGCAAACCTGCTTGAGGAAATCAAAGGCCTGGGCGGGGTGACGCTTGCCATATGCGACGGTGCAGGAGAAAGGGTAAGACCGGCGGCCGATTATGTAATGGATATAGCATGCGGTATGAGCCAGTGGGTGAGGCTTCCTATTTACATCATCCAGGCTCAATTGCTGGCATTTTACCTGGCTACATCTGTTAAAGGCATAGACCCTGATTCACCCCCGAATTTGTCGCAAGTAGTAAGACTGTAAGGAGATACGAATCAGTGTGGCAGTCATTTGAGGAGGACAGCTAATGCCCATAGGCCGGCTTTAAGACAATTTGTCGAGTCAAAAATTATTTGAGGGGTGATCTGAAAGATGGAGAGGAATAATTCAAACGAGGTTGTATTAGGTGTCATTGGCCTCGGCGGCCGTGGCAGGGGCTTATCCAAAATCCTTTTGGATATGGAGGATGTGTCGATACCTGCAATTTGCGATGTATTGGATGACAGAGTGCAGATGGCCGCCGATCAGTTTGAATCTCTCGGGCGTCCAAGACCGCAGGGATACAGCGATTACAAAGAGTTATTGGCCAGAGACGATATTCAAGGCGTTATCATAGCCACCTCATGGACTACCCACGCCATGATAGCTGTAGATGCCATGAAAGCCGGCAAATATACGGCTTCGGAAGTGGGCGGTGCATCCTCGATCGAGGAGTGCTGGGAGCTTGTCAGGACCTCAGAGCAAACCGGGATACCTTGCATGATGCTCGAGAATTGCTGCTATGGCCGCAATGAAATGGCTCTGCTCAATATGGTTAAAAAAGGTATATTCGGCGAGCTTATACATTGCCAATGCGGATACGAACATGACCTTCGTGAAGAAGTGGCTATGGGCATAGAAAACAGGCACTATAGGATTCACAATTATCTGAACAGAAACGGCGATGTATATCCCACTCATGGACTGGGACCGGTGGCCAAGTATTTAAACATCAACAGAGGCAACCGGTTTTTAACATTAAGCTCCATGGCATCCAAGGCCAGAGGGTTGCATAATTGGGTGATGGATAACTTAGGGGAACGCCATCCGCTGGCCGAAGCCGATTTCACGCAGGGCGATGTGGCCACTACCATGATAAAATGTGCTCACGGAGAAACGATTATGGTGATACACGATACTACATTGCCGCGCCCGTATTCCAGAGCCGGTAGGGTACAGGGAACAAAAGGCATTTGGATGGAGGACAACAATTCGATCTATATAGAAGGCAGGAGCCAGGAACATACATGGGAATCCTTCGACAAATACCTGGATGAATACGAGCATCCGCTATGGAGGGAATATATAAAGATGGGCGTGCGAGGTTCGCATGGCGGCATGGATTACCTGTGCCTGATGGCTTTTGTAGAGAGCGTAAAGACCGGTTTGCCGACGCCGATAGACGTTTACGATATGGCGACGTGGATGGCCGTAACGGTTCTATCAGAGCAGTCGGTGGTTCAGGGAGGGCATCCGATGCCGTTTCCGGATTTCACAAAAGGCAGATGGATAAACCGCCCGTTGGGTCCAGCCGGCAAATATTCGCTGGACAATGTGTATGAAGAATTTTGGCAATAGGAGGAAATAAGTACTTAGCTAATTAGTGCATACAAGGGGAAAATGGGTCCGGACGGTTATTAAACATCCGGACCTTTCGTATTAGATCCGTTTCGCGATAAAAAAGGCATGGATTTTATTCTGCTTATGTTGTATAATGTTTGCAATGATTGCTTTTCAAGTACATAGGGGGTATAAAATATTATGGAAGAATTAAGACAACAGTTTGGTAATCCAGGTAAAGATTACAGGAGTGCGCCATTCTGGTCATGGAACGATAGGTTAAAACCCGAGGAAGTGGCCTGGCAGATCAGGAACATGAAACAGGCCGGCATGGGCGGTTTTTTCATGCACTCGCGCGAGGGGCTGGAAACGCCTTTTATGGGCGAAGAGTGGATGGAATGCGTTAAGGCGGCGGTAGATACGGCCAAAGAGGTGGGCATGAACGCCTGGTTGTACGACGAGGACCGTTGGCCTTCGGGCTTTGGCGGCGGCATGGTAGCAGCCAAGATAGGCGATGAGGGGCGGGCCAAGCTGCTCACGTTGGTGGAATTGGAGTCCGGCCAAAAGGTCGAGGGCGTTTTATCGGCTTTCTACATACAAATAGACAGCGAGAAAATAGCGTCGTTGGAACAATTGAATGCAGGCGATACTGTGATGTCGGGCAGACGTGCCGTAGGCTTTAGGCGTGAGATATGCGCTAAAAGCGATTGGTTCAATGGCGATGCGTATGCTGACAATCTGAATCCCAAAAGCGTGCGAGCCTTTATAGAGTCGGTCTATGAGCCGTATTACAAACAATTCGGACACGAATTCGGCAAAACGATACCCGGCATATTTACCGATGAGCCTAACATCTTTTCCGGCCATAATCCCGGCATGAAAGGTATACCGTGGACCGATATATTCCCGCAATATTTTGAGCAAAAACGCGGCTACGATATATTACAATTCTTACCGTACATATTCTTTGACGGCGATAGATCCATAGAAGTTAGACACGACTATTGGCGTACCATATCGGAATTGTTCGTAGAGGCATACTCCAAGCAACTTGGCCAATGGTGTGATGAACATGGTTTGGGATTCACCGGTCATTATCTTTATGAAAACGACTTTGCGCTTGCCATACGGTCTGGCGGCAGCGTTATGCCGCATTATCAGTATGAGCACCAACCCGGCATAGATATATTGACCGAGTCCATAAGCGAAACGCTGACGGTGAAGCAATGCAGCAGCATGGCCAATCAGTTCGACCGCAGCCGCGTAGTGTCAGAGCTTTACGGCTGCACTGGCTGGGACTTCACTTTTGAAGGCCAAAAATGGGTGGGCGATTGGCAGTATGCGTTGGGCGTCAATATGCGCTGCCAGCATCTGGCGCTTTATTCGCTGCGCGGTTGCCGTAAACGCGACTATCCCGGATCGTACAACTACAATAATACATGGTGGAAATATAACAAAGTAGTCGAGGACTATTTCGCGCGCTTGTCGCTTATGCTCTCATCGGGTAAGGTTAAGCGAGACATATTGGTGGTGCATCCCATAGAGAGCGCGTGGTGCCGTTATAGTGGTACAAACGATAAAGAGGTCAATGAAATGGGGGCCTCCTTCCAAACACTGTGTGACGGATTGCTGGGCCTGCACCGCGATTTTGACCTGGGCGATGAGTCCGTTATAGAGGATTATGGGCGCGTCGGAAACGATGAATTTATAATAAATAAAGCGGCATACAAAACCGTGATTCTGCCGCCTATGATTACCATAAGGCGCAGTACGGTGAATTTGTTAAAAGCGTTCATGGATAATGGAGGCAAGGTTATAGCAGTAAAACCGTATGCTACCATGATAGATGCTCGCCCCGACCAAGGGCTGGCCGAGCTGTTTGATCATGAAAATATGACAGTAGTGGATAATGCGATGTGCCAGATAGAAAGCGCGCTGGATAATATAGTACAACGCACCATAAGCATAGACGATAAAGCCGGGCAGCAAGATGATGCTTTCATATATATGGAGCGTTATGAGGGCAATAATCATGTGTTCTTCATAGTCAATACCGACAGGAGCAGCGGCCATGATGTGCGTATATGGCTAAAAGGCACGGGGCATATAGAACAATGGGATGCGTTGACCGGTGATATCAGGCCGGTATCTGCTGATATCGAAGATGGATATATGGTATTCGATGCCTCTTTTGGGCCGGCTGGCTCCATGCTGTATGTGATAGATGCGAGCCGTCAACCGGCTGATGTAGCATATGAGCCGGTTAAAGAAGTGGATGCGAGATACATGGGGCCTGTATGCGACTTTGTCCGTACCGATCCGAATGTGCTTACGTTGGATTATTGCCAGTACCGCTTTGATGGTGAGGATTGGTCGCCGTTTATGCAGGTGTGGCAGGCGCAGGAGGCTATACGCAAGCGTTTGGGTATGCGCTCTGTAGCCGTCAACGGTTTGGAACAACGCTGGCGCTGGATATATACGCCGCATCCGAACGATGGCGCTCATGTGCAGTTGCGTTTTGCCTTTGATGTAAACGATCGGCCGATAGGTCATGTATATTTTGTGGTGGAAGGCGCTGAAAACTTTGATATAACTTTTGATGATATGCTCATATCCAATGAGCCGCATGGCTGGTATCTTGATAAGAGCTTCGACAAAGTCGAGCTGCCGCTGCTGTTGCCCGGCCGCCATGAGGTGGAATTGAGCTGCAAATATAAAAATAGCATGGAGCTTGAGGATTGTTATATAATAGGCAATTTCGGCGTAGATCTATTGACCAAAGCCATTATAGACGAACCTGAAAGGCTGCATTTCGGCGACTGGTGCTCACAGGGTTATCCCAATTACCCGGGCGGCATGATATATAAAGAAAGGGTAGAGCTGCATATAAAAGATGGGCAGAGGGTATATATCGATTTGGGCGAATACAGGGCTACTACGGTAGCTATATGGGTAAACGGTAATATCGCGGCACATATACCGTGGCGTGCCGCCAACGGGGCCGACATCACCGAATTCTTGCACGATGGAGTAAACGAGATAGGCATAGAGATGATGGGCAGTCCGAGGAACATGATGGGCCCGTTGCATCAAAAGAGCGGCAAGCGGCCGTGGACCGATTCTCGCTCATTCCGCACCACTGGATATGAATTTACGCCCGATGAGGTGTTGGTGCCCGAAGGCTGTTTTGGACAGATTAAATTATCCATAATGGAATAACCATTGCTCCTTTTAAGAAGCGCTCCTATTGATGGAGCGCTTCTTTTGCTATAATGCTGGATATATCCTGCAAACAGCCTATATCATCGGCTAGGCGCAGTACGGTATAACGCGTGCGTATATACATGGCATTGAGCAGCGTTTGTTGCAGTAAGCTGGCATCCACATTTATATGCTCGGCGCTGTGTGCCGCACCGGCACTGGCCAAGAGGTGTTTTATTTCTCCCGGATTCGGTACGGATGATAGCAACGCTTCTCTTATGGCAGGCCACATCTGTGCTATATGCTGTGCGCGCTGCTTTTGCTCATCTTCGGGCAGCCATACGCTTGAGCTCTCAGCCATGACCTCATCGGCCAAAGGGCCAAAGGCATCGGCTATACGTTGGCGGCGCGTGCTTGGGCTTATCGGCGTATATGCGTCGGCCAGGGCCTTTATCTGTGTCTCGTCCATATCTATCAGTTTTTTGTAAACCGAGGCTATCACAGGAGTGGCTATGCCGACCTTGGCGCCGTGGTATGGCTGCTCGAGTCCTTTTTGAGCAAACATCATCTCCCAGTAGTGTGCCATATGATGTTCGCTGCCCGAAGCCGGCCGCGAATTACCCACCAGCATCATAGCCACGCCCGATAATATAAGGCCCTCCATCAACGCCTTTATGGCATCGGGTTTGCGCTGGCGTATGCCAGAAGGGTCGGACAGGCATTTTTGCACGGCGGAGTTCATCATATCAAAGGATGTCTGGCATAGATATTCGCCGTCGAGCACATGGCTCAGTTTCCAATCCAGGAGCGCGGTCAGTTTGCCGACCATATCGCCGAAGCCTGCCGCTATCATAGAAGAAGGTGCGTTGCACAGCACGTCCGTATCAGCTATTATGGCTGTCGGATGCGTGCCGGGTACCGTGCGCTTGAAACCGTCCATGAGCAGTGGCACCACAGTGGATGCGTATCCGTCCACCGAAGGCGCGGTCGGTATGCTTACATACGGTATGCCGGTGCGCGAGCTGACAAAGCGCACCAAGTCGTTTATGGTGCCCGAACCTATGGCCAACAAAAAAGAGGTGTCGGGCTTCAGTGCCACCATGATGCGCACTATTGAGCGTTCGTCTGTGGCTATGGCATCGGCCGGCTCCCACGGCGAGGCTATGCCGGGCTGCGATGCTGGCATTTCATCAGCGCCGTACTCGACGCTTGGCCTTTTTAACATGCATATATCTGTATCTAAACTATGATTTGTCAGCGCTTCATATACCTTTGCACCTGCGGCTTTATATGTATTGTCGTCGGCTACCAAAAGAGCGCTGCCACCTGTAAACAGCTTGCGGCATACATCGGGTATGTGGTTTATAGCGCCGCTTTCCACCTCTATATGTTTTATAAGGACCTCGTGTCTGCGGCCGCAGTCGCATTCTATGCTCCTGCCAGCCAGATCTGATATATCGTACATTTCATGTCAACCTTTCTAAAATGATTCTACGCCGTCCCTGCTGACCAGCGCATGTATGAGCTTAGGCCTTGCCACCGGCTTTTCTGTCATTTGTATGGAGCTTAATATATCAGGCAGGACCTGGCTTAGTTTTTGCCGGTCATTGGTGTGAACGACGGCTATCGTTTCGCCCTTGCGTACAAAATCCCCCACCTTTTTGTTCAGCATGATGCCTGCCGACAGGTCTATGCTGTCATCTTTTATCATGCGGCCGGCGCCCAGCCTCATGGCGCACAGGCCGAGGTTTTCAGCGCTGAGGGACGATATGTACGCGTTATTTTCAGCTTTTATTTCGTATTTAATCCTTGCCTGAGTTAGCAGGGAATAATCATCCAGCGCATCGGCATTTCCGCCCTGGACTTCAACCATCTGCTTGAGTTTTGCAAAACCGCTGCCTGATTCGAGCGCGTGTTCAAGCTCAGCCACAGCCTCTTCCCTCGTACTTGCTATACCGGCTAGCATAAGCATATAGCTGCCCAAGAACATGCATACGTCCAATAAATCCCTGTGTCCGCGACCCTTCAATGTTTCGCAGGCCTCTATCACCTCAAGTGAATTGCCGATGGCCAGGCCCAGCGGCTGATTCATGTCAGTGATGGCGGCCATCGTTCTCTTACCGGCGCTTTCGCCTATGTTTACCATGATATCGGCGAGCTCCAAGGCGCTTTTATAATCCTTCATGAATGCGCCCTGGCCGACCTTTACGTCCAGAACTATGGCATCAGCGCCTGCCGCCAGCTTTTTGCTCATGATGGAGCTGGCGATGAGCGGCATGATATCGACGGTGGCGGTGACATCCCTCAGAGCATACAGCTTTTTATCGGCGGGAGCCAGGTCGTCGGTCTGACTTATTATGGCCAAGCCTATGCTGTTTACGTTTCTTATGAACTCGTCCATAGATAGCGATGTCCTCATGCCTGGTATGGCCTCGAGCTTATCTATGGTACCGCCGGTGTGGCCCAAGCCTCTGCCGGCCATCTTGGCCACAGGAGCGCCGCATGCTGCTACCAGCGGCGCCAGTACCAGAGTAGTGGTATCGGCCACGCCGCCGGTACTGTGCTTGTCCACCTTGACGCCGTTTATGGCCGAGAGATCGGCCATTTTGCCCGAGTGCGCCATCGCCATGGTGAAGTCGGCGGTTTCCCGCTTGCTCATGCCTGTGAAATAGACGGCCATCATAAGCGCCGCCATCTGATAATCCGGTATGCTGTCTGCGGTATAGGCGCTTATGACATACTCGATTTCCT encodes:
- a CDS encoding pyrimidine-nucleoside phosphorylase, translated to MNMVDLIKKKRNGHELAEEEIEYVISAYTADSIPDYQMAALMMAVYFTGMSKRETADFTMAMAHSGKMADLSAINGVKVDKHSTGGVADTTTLVLAPLVAACGAPVAKMAGRGLGHTGGTIDKLEAIPGMRTSLSMDEFIRNVNSIGLAIISQTDDLAPADKKLYALRDVTATVDIMPLIASSIMSKKLAAGADAIVLDVKVGQGAFMKDYKSALELADIMVNIGESAGKRTMAAITDMNQPLGLAIGNSLEVIEACETLKGRGHRDLLDVCMFLGSYMLMLAGIASTREEAVAELEHALESGSGFAKLKQMVEVQGGNADALDDYSLLTQARIKYEIKAENNAYISSLSAENLGLCAMRLGAGRMIKDDSIDLSAGIMLNKKVGDFVRKGETIAVVHTNDRQKLSQVLPDILSSIQMTEKPVARPKLIHALVSRDGVESF
- a CDS encoding sn-glycerol-1-phosphate dehydrogenase, which produces MYDISDLAGRSIECDCGRRHEVLIKHIEVESGAINHIPDVCRKLFTGGSALLVADDNTYKAAGAKVYEALTNHSLDTDICMLKRPSVEYGADEMPASQPGIASPWEPADAIATDERSIVRIMVALKPDTSFLLAIGSGTINDLVRFVSSRTGIPYVSIPTAPSVDGYASTVVPLLMDGFKRTVPGTHPTAIIADTDVLCNAPSSMIAAGFGDMVGKLTALLDWKLSHVLDGEYLCQTSFDMMNSAVQKCLSDPSGIRQRKPDAIKALMEGLILSGVAMMLVGNSRPASGSEHHMAHYWEMMFAQKGLEQPYHGAKVGIATPVIASVYKKLIDMDETQIKALADAYTPISPSTRRQRIADAFGPLADEVMAESSSVWLPEDEQKQRAQHIAQMWPAIREALLSSVPNPGEIKHLLASAGAAHSAEHINVDASLLQQTLLNAMYIRTRYTVLRLADDIGCLQDISSIIAKEALHQ